The following is a genomic window from Bombina bombina isolate aBomBom1 chromosome 3, aBomBom1.pri, whole genome shotgun sequence.
GATTAATGACTACAATAAATAAATGAAGTGCTTAACTGAAAGGGTTGAGTTTACATTATCACTTGTGTTTTAACAAAAATATCCAACAGAATATACAAACTTGAGTTGAGTGAATTATAATAAAATTCATGGAAATAATtatatattgtgtagtagtgaacagacacacacatatacatatatttggtaggtcaatatatatatatatatatatatatatatatatttcattccgGCTCTTAGATAACAAAATGAAAGATATTAAGCATGAGGTTTTAGTTAGATCTTCTGTACTTGTTAGTagaatataaatgaaaataaaggGAAAAGTGAATGAAATGGtgcactctatctatctatctatctatctatctatctatctatctatctctctttatatatatatatatatatatatatatatattatatatatatatatatatatatatatatatatacatacacacacagacagactagGTATTACAGCAATAATACTTTAACAGAAAGGGAAATGTGTAAATTCCCATTTAAATTCAGCAACACCGTATCTATCTatttgtttatctatctatttatctatctatttatctatctatttatttatttatctatctatctatcaatatttaATGTGATAAATGAAGAGAGACGAGATttataagattttattttaaacttttttatttatctCTGAACCATCAATAGTTTGTTTTCTGTTGCATTCAGATAAAGTAATAAATATCTTTgcgtttttttctcattttttttttagaaaaataaacagGTGACAAAATATCTGCAGTGTGGCAGTGGACATACAACTTTGAAatgcagacagacacacatatgtcTGGGCTTGGAAGGCAGTTTTTGTAGTATATGATTTAGAACGCTAGTAAACATGAGAGTTAGCAAAACAAAATTCACATACAAAATAATCTACATAGATAAGGCTCTTTGTACAAGTGCACAAACAAGATATTCAAACTGATTTTCCAAAACCAGTTGAAtcagcatatatacatatttttataacaaattatcAGTCCTTGCAATCAGGCATGTTAAGTACCCCCAAAGGTCTGTTtgttaataaacaaaacaaaaaaaaactgaaaaaaaaaaaaaagaatttaattaaaatgttaaattaatttatatatttatttataaatatttacattacatacacGATTTCATTATTCTAGAGGTGTGCTATGAACGTTAACAAATTAATTtattctaaaaataataataataatataatttcacTGGCTATAAATTTATGTTCAGTGATGGGGAATAGATCAGATTTAAGGTAATGGAAGAAATGAGGTACCAAAGTTTTAGTTGGATTTGCTGGTGAAGCAGATGTCATTTTGCCTGGGAATAGTTATCCAGATTTGTACTTTTTCTGTTCCTAGAAAGTCACTTGATAAAGCTAAGATGTCCCGAAATGAGCATTGGGTGGTCCAATGAACTGCTTATTGTATGGCAGTCTTTACTGGGGGGGAGTACTGCTTGATCTCCCTGCATGTTCTATTATTTTTCTATAAATCCTTTGATGTGTCTGTATTTCATTTCAGATGCTGTTAGTAAAATTACACACCGTGCCCCCCAGCTGCCTATAGAACATTGTTCCATTGGATTTCTCCAATGGAAACTCAACTTTGCTCAGTTGTATTGTTCTGTGGTCCCCATTGTGTCATCCTTGTGCAATCAGGATCTCAGAGGGAGTCATTTATCAAACTGATTACAGAGCAATAGATGCTAAAATTACGCCAAAGTGTTGAGTCAAGTTTATCTAATTTTCTGGGCATCTCTTTGTCCATATGTCTTTCACAGTCTTACTATTAATCCCTTGGCTAGCAAAGAGGGCTCCAACTCAATAGCACTCAATGAGTTGTAGCCATCTCTCAGCCAACGGGTTAATCTGTTTTCGATAAAAACAATTTACATATGATAATTATTTTCAATAATAtaacatttacataaatatgtcTTTTATAAAACATGGCTGATctgacaaaaacaatattaaaattctACACAATCACAAGTTACACTAGTAACTGGTTAACTGTGGTCTGATGGGCTTAAAACCACCCAGGATTGTATCTTCATTTGTTTGTAAGCTTGACTTGTTTTGCAGTTGGTCTATTCAAGAAACAAATTGGAGGCAGCTGTAATCAGGGACAAACTGAAAAGTAGCTCATCTGAGCTTTGTGTCCCATTCAGTTCAGTCACATTAGTTTTATAATTGTACTTAAGCTCTTACTTGATTGACTTCACTTCTTGGACTCATAGATGATGTAGCTATTGCTAGCCTCCTCAGatctcataaaaaaatatatatatactaatttggAATGGttcgttttatatatttatatatatatatatatatatatatatatatatatatatatatatatatatatatatatatatatatatacacatacaactaAGGACAAGAACTTGCAAAAGAAATGTGTTCCAAAAAgtgtttcaaatttcaaattttaGATTTTACTAACTCTTTGGCTTCCAGGGAGGGTAACAATTCTCATTGGAAGCTGAAGGTTTGCATATGGTTTTCCTAGTTttaaaattggaaaattatttcttaaaaatatataggtgatttttttttcatttttcaagtAAACTATTGTGTGCAAAACATATTATGTCTAGACTATATCTGTTATTAAAATCACAGCCACATCTTGCAGGTAGTCTAAAAGtagtaaatgttaaatatttgtaaCATATGTACCCTGGTGACAAATTGTACCCATTTCACATTagcttattatataaatattatacaatGTACCCAATGTCCATGTCCCAAAAAGTCTTAACGTATGACTGACTTCCCAGGTTCAAGGTGTCTCAACGTAAAATACATTTCTTCTAAACGATTTAAAATAAATGTCCAGCTGAAATCAATGAAACATTTTAGAGATAGTGACACATACATATGCAAAAGTTTGCCCAAAATGTTCACTAAAATATTAAAACTTCTTGTTAGAGTTGTGCAGCACATACAAGGTATAAAATAAAGAGTCACAGCAGTGTGTTTTCCTGGCTGGCTGTCCATGTACAGAGGAGAATGGAGACCACAATGATTGATTAGTCACTTGCTGTCAGCACTGAGTCTGGACAAGCTGGAAGCGCTCACATGGTGATGGACAGAAGAGGGCACCTGGCACATGCTGCACGGACAGGGCATCCCACTCCAGTGATGAAACCCTCCACCCAGAGGACCAGAGCCTGGGCTTGGAGACTTTAGCATGCCATGAGAGGAGGAGTGTGAGGCTGGGGGTGCAGGTGGAGGAGGGGGTGGTGGTGGAGCTCGGACCCCTGAAAGGCCGGTCAGAGAAGCTGTTGTTGGGGCCAGCAGAGGGTGGTGGGCAGGGTGGGCCACTGGGTGGCCAGGCATGGGGGCTCCATGACTCATGCCCCCACAGGCAGATGGGTGATAGGCTGCTGCtgccactgctgctgctgctgccgcaTGGTGGTGATGCCCCCCATAGATCTCGCTGACCAGGCGTTTCATCTCCTCTAGGGAGTTGGTGAGCATAAGGATGTAGTTTCGTGCCAGCAGCAGTGTGGCGATCTTAGACAGCTTGCGGACTGAGGGGCCGTGGGCATAGGGCATGACTTCCCTCAGGCCGTCCATAGCAATATTCAGATCATGCATCCGCTTGCGCTCCCTACTGTTGATCTTCAGCCTTAGTTGCTGCAGCTCAGGCTCACTCATTTGCTTTTTGTCTTTCTTGGCTGCTGCTGCAGCAGCCGCAGCTGCTGCTGCCTTAAATGCCCCCAACTTGTCCCCGGCAGCTGCGGCCATGGCCATGGCATTGCGGAGCTCCGCGCTTAGCTCCGCAGGGGAGTCACTCATAGTGGAGGAGGACACCGCGCTTCCACCTCTCCTTGAAGGGAGAAACATGTCATCCACATCTGGCGAGGAGGCCCTGCTGGAGCCGAGGCTGGCGTCAGAGTCCATTGGAGGGTGAGAGATCTGTgggcagagagagaggaaaagTCAGACAGTGGTACTGGGTAATGCAAGAGGCCCCTACATCTTTAGAGCCACTGATGATATTGCTAATCCAGACTAAAGGAaatgatagatagatcgatcgatagataaatagatagacagatagagacagaagacatacatacagacagatagcaGACAGATGAaagatagattaaaaaaataactatGAGAAACAAATACAACCCTTAAACCCCATTCACTTAATCTTAACTCTAATATTAACTTTctatcaaaatagaaaataaatcgtATTATCGAGCAATAAATCAGACTTTGTAGAAGACTATTTGCATAATAATTACATAAGTGTCAGTAATGTACTTATACTAACTCttttgaatatatatactgtatacacacacacacacacacacacatatatatactgtatacacacacacacacacacacatatatatatatactgtatacacacacacacacacacacacacacatatatatactgtatacacacacacacatatatatactgtatacacacacacacacacacatatatatactgtatacacacacacacacatatatatactgtatacacacacacacatatatatatacattctcaaATTATTGAAACCAACAGCCTATAATTTCGATACTTAGTTATctctttcttatttaaaaaaagatcTATTTGTGATCATTGATTCATTCCTTTTTAATGGGTAAAGTTTAGCAAGCGCTATAAAGAGACTCAGCAGTAAATACATTTCTATTCTATATACAAAGCTTCAGCACAATGGTGCAGCTGTAAAATCACCACCATATACCAATCAACCAATGTACCTTCATTATGCCAAGTTTAGAATTGGCAAAGAACTGGAAACTAAACAAATAATTAATCCTAaccagataataaaaaataaaaaaaggacgcAGGGGTTATCAGATTTTTTGCTTTAAGAGTATAAATATATTGTTTGGAGAATAATAAAATGCatctgatataaaatacataggagAAAACGTTTTCCAATACACCTGGAATCTAAATGTATTCAGCAGCTACACATCAGCTGATGCACCTAGCTGCAGCCTATACCCAGTTTGCCTTGTATATAAAATAGATTTGTAAACACAGACAATAGCAGGTTTAGACACTTACTTGGCAGTGATGTAGCTGAGAGATGCCAGACAGCTCTGCTAATGTTCCCTTGGCTGAGATGACAGGGTACCAAACACCTTCCCTCTGTGCTCTGTTTATATAGGCAGATCCAGCCCTATGCTGTACACAAGAACAATGTCATTGTCCTGGAGGGGTACACGGCTGGCCAATCAGCGAGCAGGATCACTGTGCAGGGGATCTGACGTCACTAGACATCCAGGGACTGAATGAAAGTAACTGTGTGTCACAGGCAGCAGCCCTGGTAGCTGATACAATACAATGACAGCTGTTGGGGAAGGGGACAGACCAAACAAACCTCAGCCTTCTGTATAACAATAACATTTTGAAAAGAAACAAACTAAAGCAACCTAAAGTACTCCACTGGGCCCATCACTGCAAGGGCTTTAATAGCTGCTCAAACATCAGGGTCCAGAGCAAACACTCAGTAATCACAATGCACTAGAGCTATCTACTCTTACTTATCCactcaactgatactgctggctCACTTTATTAATGTAATAAGCTCATCATCAGCTATGGGTTAACCCTCTATCTACAGgagatctatctctctctctctctctcagccaagGGGTTAACTCCCTGTACCCTTAGTAACCCTTACCCTTTACAGACCTTCGTTATCACCTCATTATATGGGCAAAAAACAAATgattaaaatgtaaacttttttttttattgagaataaataatacaattatgtatttaaatatttttgcattatTACATTTCTCTAAATATGTTGTGTGgaatagtaatatattttttatttttctatttcctTTACTACCCCTgtagacatatatattatatgagCATATGTATTTTACAATCGAAATCATTTCTGCCTATCTAACATCATTTAAATTCGTTAATAAGCGCTGAAAAGAATCAACTGATAATATAAACAGAGACAAAGAAAATGAAACAGTAAAAGGAGATGTTTTGCTGAATTTTGATACATTAACGAAAATGAGAGAAAGAGACAGGGAAATGATGCAGAACTGATAGGAGGATGTGTATAATTGAAAACAAAATGTCCAGTTTTGTATCTaaatttgaaaagagaaaaaaaatatataaactgaattcaggtcttttttttatatatattggaatGTCCTTAAAATcaaattcttaatatatatatatatatggacctaTGCAACATGCACTACTCAGACAGTGGTAATAAATAAGATCAACAATGTCCCTAAAATGAAATAATACATCAGTGACCTTATAATGAAATATGTATAGCACAGTGTCCCTAAAATGAAATAATACAACAGTGACCTTATAATGAAATATGTATAGCACAGTGTCCCTAAAATGAAATAATACATCAGTGACCTTATAATGAAATATGTATAGCACAGTGTCCCTAAAATGAAATAATACAACAGTGAccttaaaatgaaatatatatagcaCAGTGTCCCTAAAATGAAATAATACAACAGTGAccttaaaatgaaatatatatagcaCAGTGTCCCTAAAATGAAATAATACAACAGTGAccttataatgaaatatatatagcaCAGTGTCCCTAAAATGAAATAATACAACAGTGAccttaaaatgaaatatatatagcaCAGTGTCCCTAAAATGAAATAATACAACAGTGACCTTATAATGAAAGATGTATAGCACAGTGTCCCTAAAATGAAATAATACAACAGTGAccttataatgaaatatatatatatagcacagtgTCCCTAAAATGAAATAATACAACAGTGAccttataatgaaatatatatatagcacagtgTCCCTAAAATGAAATAATACAACAGTGAccttataatgaaatatatatagcaCAGTGTCCCTAAAATGAAATAATACAACAGTGACCTTATAATGAAAGATGTATAGAACAGTGTCCCTAAAATGAAATAATACAACAGTGAccttataatgaaatatatatatagcacagtgTCCCTAAAATGAAATAATACAACAGTGAccttataatgaaatatatatatagcacagtgTCCCTAAAATGAAATAATACAACAGTGAccttataatgaaatatatatatatatcacagtgtCCCTAAAATGAAATCCCTAAAAGGTATCTGGACCGATTCGTGTACTTCTGAGACAGTTACAATAAGTTAGACCTATCTCAGCCATAGAGTTGCTGAATTAACCCCCCCTCTCCTGCCTCCTGTCTTTGTTGCTGTATTTATGCCCATGTGATACCCAGCTGTCCCTGCCAGCCTCAATCACccgttaaatatgtatttaaaacgcTAAGAAGTGAAGCGTGGAAATGTGTTTCCTAACGGTTATGGGGGGGATCCATAGCAGTTCAATTAGTAAAATGTGTCTCAATCAGGATCCTGGCTTGGTTTGGTATCAGAAGAAGCCCTGGGTGTAGTTATTGTGATGCCATTGTGCTTTCTAGGGTATAATGCAGCAAATATTACAGATCTCTTTATTCAGCTTCCCAAAACTCTATGGGACA
Proteins encoded in this region:
- the OLIG2 gene encoding oligodendrocyte transcription factor 2, translating into MDSDASLGSSRASSPDVDDMFLPSRRGGSAVSSSTMSDSPAELSAELRNAMAMAAAAGDKLGAFKAAAAAAAAAAAKKDKKQMSEPELQQLRLKINSRERKRMHDLNIAMDGLREVMPYAHGPSVRKLSKIATLLLARNYILMLTNSLEEMKRLVSEIYGGHHHHAAAAAAVAAAAYHPSACGGMSHGAPMPGHPVAHPAHHPLLAPTTASLTGLSGVRAPPPPPPPPAPPASHSSSHGMLKSPSPGSGPLGGGFHHWSGMPCPCSMCQVPSSVHHHVSASSLSRLSADSK